One part of the Rutidosis leptorrhynchoides isolate AG116_Rl617_1_P2 chromosome 1, CSIRO_AGI_Rlap_v1, whole genome shotgun sequence genome encodes these proteins:
- the LOC139886332 gene encoding small ribosomal subunit protein uS9-like: MATAAPPNSVQCFGRKKTAVAVTHCKAGRGLIKINGVPIEHVQPEILRYKAFEPILLLGRHKFAGVDMRIRVKGGGHTSQIYAIRQSISKALVAYYQKFVDEEQKKEIKDILVRYDRTLLVADPRRCEPKKFGGRGARARFQKSYR; encoded by the coding sequence ATGGCGACGGCAGCTCCTCCAAATTCGGTTCAATGCTTCGGCCGGAAGAAGACCGCGGTAGCCGTGACTCACTGCAAAGCCGGCCGTGGCCTAATCAAGATCAACGGTGTTCCGATCGAGCACGTTCAGCCAGAAATCCTCCGTTACAAGGCGTTTGAGCCGATCCTGCTTCTCGGCCGTCACAAGTTCGCCGGAGTTGACATGAGGATTCGTGTGAAAGGAGGCGGTCACACATCTCAGATCTATGCAATCCGTCAAAGTATTTCAAAGGCGCTTGTTGCTTACTACCAGAAATTTGTTGATGAAGAGCAGAAGAAGGAGATCAAGGATATTTTGGTGAGGTATGATCGAACTTTACTTGTGGCTGATCCGAGAAGGTGCGAGCCGAAGAAGTTTGGTGGTCGTGGTGCTCGTGCAAGGTTCCAGAAATCTTACCGTTAG